Within the Streptomyces sp. YIM 121038 genome, the region TCGCGGACGCCCTCATGGACACCCTCGGCGAGGTCGACCTCGACTCGCTCCACGACGACTACCGCACCGCCGTGGAGGAGATGATCGCCGCCAAGGTCGAGGGCGGTACGACCACCGCCCCCGAGCCCGCCGCCGAGCCGGGCGGCGGCAAGGTCATCGACCTGATGGCCGCCCTGGAGAACAGCGTCCGCGCCGCCCGCACGGCCCGCGGCGAAGCGGAGGGCGGCAAGGAGGCCGAGGTCACGGAGCTGCCGACGCGCCGCTCCGCGCGTACGACCCCCAAGCAGGTGGGCGGCAAGAAGTCGACGACCGCGAGGAAGACCACGGCGGCGGCCCCGAAGAAGTCCACGGCGAAGACCGCCACGAAAAAGACGGCGACCACCAGGTCCACGGCGACGAAGTCCACGGCGACGAAGTCCACGGCCAAATCCACCGCCACCACCGCGAAGAAGGCGCCGACGAAGAAGAAGACGGCCACGGCCAAGAAGACACCGGCCAAGCGCCGGGCTTCATAGTCCACCGAGGGTCGCAGGACCTATTCGCACACGGTCACAGCGAAGAGCCCCACCTCCTCCCGCCGGCTCCGTACGGTCTCGAACCCCGCCTCCCGGGCCCAGCCCTCCGTGAGGGCCGCGTTGCGGCACTTCATGATCCACAACCGCCCCTCCCGGTTGGGCAGCACGTTCGCGATGAAGTCCAGCTGGGGGTGGCGGGTCTGGGTGGTGCAGACGAGGACGCCGCCCGGGGCGAGCAGTCCGCGCAGGCGCTTGAGGGACGTACGGACGGTGTCGTCCTCAAGGAGCAGCTCGTACAGGCCCGAGACCACGATGACGTCCGGCGCCCCGGCCCGCGGCGGCTCGGGGTCGAACGCGTCCCCGCTCTCGTACGAGACGTTCGTGAGTCCCCGTGCCCGCGCGAGCGACGCGCCCTGGCGCAGCC harbors:
- a CDS encoding class I SAM-dependent methyltransferase family protein — protein: MTKPLRNLKWAVLRGLLRTVGRSSAGIRIGYRHGFDSGTMLDYVYVNRARGALGVGRLVDRVYLDAVGWRAIRARRDLLQRVLREQVERRPGRPVRVLDVAAGPGRYLHDLAAAYGPERVRVVCRDLAEAGLRQGASLARARGLTNVSYESGDAFDPEPPRAGAPDVIVVSGLYELLLEDDTVRTSLKRLRGLLAPGGVLVCTTQTRHPQLDFIANVLPNREGRLWIMKCRNAALTEGWAREAGFETVRSRREEVGLFAVTVCE